One Trichomycterus rosablanca isolate fTriRos1 chromosome 23, fTriRos1.hap1, whole genome shotgun sequence genomic window carries:
- the rbm42 gene encoding RNA-binding protein 42 isoform X1, with amino-acid sequence MMALKSGEERLKEMEAEMALFEQEVLGGPVAVTAGSPAVAVSVPIAVPMVRPIIGTNTYHQVQQSLQARAATLVGPPPLSFVGPAVSAVQPPPMMRPAFVPHILQRQGPRVSLMRGPPPQGMMAPPLPRPPPPPPMMMAPPMPGPPQHPMAPVGPPIGPMNPITQQVEDMNPVVTPPPRPVNQPPQKVTPSVIQAAPTVYAAPPAPIRPDIRMQRQARMEELAALVAEQQAAVKAAGFLEVKKDSTTDDSVIGPSMPEPEPVHSEPAEVNTEDKKKGKQEKVKKCIRTAAGISWEDCSLAEWESDDFRIFCGDLGNEVNDDILTRAFARYPSFLKAKVVRDKRTGKTKGYGFVSFKDPNDYVRAMREMNGKYVGSRPIKLRKSTWKDRNMEVVRKKQKEKKKLGLR; translated from the exons GGAGATGGAGGCGGAGATGGCTCT gtTTGAGCAGGAGGTTTTGGGAGGACCAGTAGCTGTTACTGCAGGAAGTCCTGCAGTAGCTGTTTCTGTGCCTATAGCTGTACCTATGGTCCGGCCCATCATTGGCACAAACACCTACCATCAG gtcCAACAGAGTTTGCAGGCAAGAGCCGCTACATTAGTTGGACCCCCGCCTCTTTCATTTGTTGGCCCAG cTGTTTCTGCAGTCCAGCCTCCACCAATGATGCGACCTGCGTTTGTTCCACATATCTTACAAAGACAAG GCCCACGAGTGTCATTGATGCGTGGTCCTCCACCACAGGGTATGATGGCACCTCCTTTGCCTCGCCCTCCTCCCCCTCCACCTATGATGATGGCACCACCAATGCCTGGCCCCCCGCAGCACCCGATGGCTCCTGTTGGACCACCAATCGGGCCCATGAATCCAATTACACAG CAGGTTGAGGATATGAACCCAGTGGTAACACCCCCGCCTCGGCCAGTGAATCAGCCTCCACAGAAAGTTACCCCCAGCGTAATCCAGGCAGCTCCCACTGTTTATGCAGCACCGCCTGCCCCTATCAGACCAGACATTAGAATGCAGAGACAAGCACGCATG GAGGAGTTGGCAGCATTGGTGGCTGAACAGCAGGCAGCTGTAAAGGCGGCCGGATTTTTGGAGGTTAAAAAGGACAGCACCACAGACGACAGCGTAATTGGCCCGAGTATGCCTGAGCCTGAGCCTGTGCACTCAGAG CCAGCAGAAGTTAACACAGAGGATAAGAAGAAAGGGAAACAGGAGAAGGTTAAGAAGTGCATCAGAACAGCTGCAGGCATATCGTGGGAAGACTGCAGCCTAGCAGAATGGGAgtcag ACGATTTTAGAATATTCTGTGGCGATTTGGGTAATGAGGTGAACGATGACATTCTGACAAGAGCATTTGCTCGCTATCCATCCTTTCTGAAGGCCAAAGTGGTGCGAGATAAGCGCACTGGAAAAACCAAGGGCTACGGCTTTGTCAGCTTCAAGGACCCCAATGACTATGTTCGTGCTATGAGGGAGATGAACG GTAAATATGTGGGCAGCAGACCCATCAAACTGCGAAAGAGCACATGGAAagatagaaacatggaggtCGTACGCAAGAAGcagaaggagaagaagaagcTTGGGCTTAGATAA
- the rbm42 gene encoding RNA-binding protein 42 isoform X2, with protein MMALKSGEERLKEMEAEMALFEQEVLGGPVAVTAGSPAVAVSVPIAVPMVRPIIGTNTYHQVQQSLQARAATLVGPPPLSFVGPAVSAVQPPPMMRPAFVPHILQRQGPRVSLMRGPPPQGMMAPPLPRPPPPPPMMMAPPMPGPPQHPMAPVGPPIGPMNPITQVEDMNPVVTPPPRPVNQPPQKVTPSVIQAAPTVYAAPPAPIRPDIRMQRQARMEELAALVAEQQAAVKAAGFLEVKKDSTTDDSVIGPSMPEPEPVHSEPAEVNTEDKKKGKQEKVKKCIRTAAGISWEDCSLAEWESDDFRIFCGDLGNEVNDDILTRAFARYPSFLKAKVVRDKRTGKTKGYGFVSFKDPNDYVRAMREMNGKYVGSRPIKLRKSTWKDRNMEVVRKKQKEKKKLGLR; from the exons GGAGATGGAGGCGGAGATGGCTCT gtTTGAGCAGGAGGTTTTGGGAGGACCAGTAGCTGTTACTGCAGGAAGTCCTGCAGTAGCTGTTTCTGTGCCTATAGCTGTACCTATGGTCCGGCCCATCATTGGCACAAACACCTACCATCAG gtcCAACAGAGTTTGCAGGCAAGAGCCGCTACATTAGTTGGACCCCCGCCTCTTTCATTTGTTGGCCCAG cTGTTTCTGCAGTCCAGCCTCCACCAATGATGCGACCTGCGTTTGTTCCACATATCTTACAAAGACAAG GCCCACGAGTGTCATTGATGCGTGGTCCTCCACCACAGGGTATGATGGCACCTCCTTTGCCTCGCCCTCCTCCCCCTCCACCTATGATGATGGCACCACCAATGCCTGGCCCCCCGCAGCACCCGATGGCTCCTGTTGGACCACCAATCGGGCCCATGAATCCAATTACACAG GTTGAGGATATGAACCCAGTGGTAACACCCCCGCCTCGGCCAGTGAATCAGCCTCCACAGAAAGTTACCCCCAGCGTAATCCAGGCAGCTCCCACTGTTTATGCAGCACCGCCTGCCCCTATCAGACCAGACATTAGAATGCAGAGACAAGCACGCATG GAGGAGTTGGCAGCATTGGTGGCTGAACAGCAGGCAGCTGTAAAGGCGGCCGGATTTTTGGAGGTTAAAAAGGACAGCACCACAGACGACAGCGTAATTGGCCCGAGTATGCCTGAGCCTGAGCCTGTGCACTCAGAG CCAGCAGAAGTTAACACAGAGGATAAGAAGAAAGGGAAACAGGAGAAGGTTAAGAAGTGCATCAGAACAGCTGCAGGCATATCGTGGGAAGACTGCAGCCTAGCAGAATGGGAgtcag ACGATTTTAGAATATTCTGTGGCGATTTGGGTAATGAGGTGAACGATGACATTCTGACAAGAGCATTTGCTCGCTATCCATCCTTTCTGAAGGCCAAAGTGGTGCGAGATAAGCGCACTGGAAAAACCAAGGGCTACGGCTTTGTCAGCTTCAAGGACCCCAATGACTATGTTCGTGCTATGAGGGAGATGAACG GTAAATATGTGGGCAGCAGACCCATCAAACTGCGAAAGAGCACATGGAAagatagaaacatggaggtCGTACGCAAGAAGcagaaggagaagaagaagcTTGGGCTTAGATAA